One region of Halohasta litchfieldiae genomic DNA includes:
- a CDS encoding peptidylprolyl isomerase, translating to MANPTATLVTNHGEIVVELFEERAPNTVGNFIGLATGSKEWTDPESGDTVENEPLYDDVIFHRIIEDFMIQGGDPTGTGRGGPGYQFDDEFHDELTHDSAGTLSMANSGPNTNGSQFFITLDATPHLDGKHSVFGEVIEGMDTVEEIGSVRTDRKDKPRDEVVLETVDVEWN from the coding sequence ATGGCAAACCCAACCGCAACCCTCGTGACGAACCACGGCGAGATCGTCGTCGAACTGTTCGAAGAGCGCGCCCCCAACACCGTCGGCAACTTCATCGGTCTCGCAACCGGCTCGAAAGAGTGGACCGACCCCGAATCGGGCGACACCGTCGAAAACGAACCGCTGTACGACGACGTCATCTTCCACCGAATCATCGAGGACTTCATGATTCAGGGTGGCGACCCAACCGGCACCGGCCGCGGCGGCCCCGGCTACCAGTTCGACGACGAGTTCCACGACGAACTCACTCACGACAGCGCCGGCACGCTGTCGATGGCCAACTCCGGGCCAAACACCAACGGCTCGCAGTTCTTCATCACCCTTGATGCTACCCCGCACCTCGACGGCAAACACTCCGTCTTCGGCGAAGTCATCGAAGGGATGGACACCGTCGAAGAGATCGGCTCGGTCCGAACTGACCGCAAAGACAAGCCACGCGACGAGGTCGTCCTCGAAACGGTCGACGTCGAGTGGAACTAG
- a CDS encoding alpha/beta fold hydrolase, whose translation MQTVTSTDGTRIAYEEHGTGHPLVLLHGGSATRHSWGPLIPHLAAEFRLIVPDRRGRGESGDGDDYSLAREVQDLRSLVDNIEGDVSVFGHSFGGLVALAAAAETDIQRLILYEPALLVGDHRGDNLAARMREQVAAGDREEAMKLFYREGAGIPDPEALPIWPAKFDFDLVDTVIRENAAVEGYELPSEVDIVAPTLLLTGDRGPPHLGDAVRTLDDQLSESRLVELDGVGHIGTQTAPERVATEIRSFLQEPIPQA comes from the coding sequence ATGCAGACAGTCACGTCGACAGACGGCACTCGGATTGCGTACGAAGAACATGGTACTGGTCACCCCCTCGTCCTGCTCCATGGTGGCTCCGCGACACGCCACAGTTGGGGCCCGCTCATCCCGCATCTCGCTGCGGAGTTCAGACTCATCGTTCCCGACCGACGAGGACGCGGTGAGAGCGGCGACGGCGACGACTACAGCCTTGCCCGTGAGGTCCAAGATCTTCGCTCGCTGGTCGACAACATTGAGGGCGATGTCTCGGTGTTCGGCCACTCTTTTGGCGGTCTCGTTGCCCTCGCGGCAGCCGCCGAGACCGACATCCAGCGACTCATCCTCTACGAGCCAGCGCTACTGGTCGGCGACCATCGTGGCGACAACCTCGCGGCTCGCATGCGAGAGCAGGTTGCAGCAGGTGACCGAGAGGAGGCGATGAAACTCTTTTATCGGGAGGGTGCTGGAATCCCCGACCCGGAGGCGTTGCCGATCTGGCCCGCGAAGTTCGACTTCGATCTCGTCGACACGGTCATTCGGGAGAACGCCGCTGTCGAGGGCTACGAACTGCCCAGTGAGGTCGACATCGTGGCTCCCACACTCCTCCTGACGGGCGACCGCGGGCCGCCGCATCTCGGCGATGCCGTGCGGACGCTTGATGATCAGCTCTCGGAGAGCCGCCTCGTGGAACTCGACGGCGTCGGTCACATTGGAACTCAGACGGCACCCGAACGGGTCGCAACAGAGATTAGATCGTTCTTGCAGGAACCGATCCCGCAAGCATAA
- a CDS encoding helix-turn-helix domain-containing protein — MALVAEFDIPCEQLPLVSVAAAVPAATVVLTLQFNHGNRPQFLITVTDGSQPAVETALSEAVDVAAYTLIGEAGDTLRYKAEPALSLAEQLGAQIDDLSELEALATEDAIIDRIEVTDNGWTQTGWFANREAFTEFRTFWQQNTGFRLSRLTHEGEPESPGNGLTDRQTEALRTAYELGYFDIPRGASLEDVATELDISASSVSERLRRAQTQLIEETVAPMWPPLPN, encoded by the coding sequence ATGGCGCTCGTCGCCGAGTTCGATATTCCGTGCGAACAGCTCCCGCTTGTCAGCGTTGCGGCTGCGGTCCCAGCCGCGACGGTAGTCCTCACACTTCAATTTAACCACGGAAATCGACCACAGTTTCTCATCACCGTCACTGATGGCTCACAGCCAGCCGTCGAGACGGCTCTCTCGGAAGCCGTCGACGTGGCGGCGTACACGCTGATCGGAGAAGCAGGTGATACTCTGCGCTACAAGGCCGAGCCAGCACTCAGCTTGGCCGAACAGCTCGGCGCTCAGATTGATGACCTCTCCGAACTAGAGGCGCTTGCCACCGAAGACGCGATCATCGACCGGATCGAGGTGACCGACAACGGCTGGACCCAAACTGGGTGGTTCGCCAACAGGGAGGCGTTCACCGAGTTCCGAACCTTCTGGCAGCAGAACACCGGGTTTCGACTCAGTCGACTCACCCACGAGGGAGAGCCCGAATCTCCCGGTAATGGGCTCACCGACCGCCAAACTGAAGCGCTTCGGACGGCCTACGAACTGGGCTACTTCGACATCCCCCGCGGAGCCTCGCTAGAAGACGTCGCCACCGAGTTAGACATCTCCGCGTCGTCGGTCTCAGAACGCCTGCGCCGGGCCCAGACCCAACTCATCGAAGAGACGGTCGCACCGATGTGGCCGCCACTGCCCAACTGA
- a CDS encoding helix-turn-helix domain-containing protein, which yields MTQSPDIENLVGNTDPEFTHILSCVFGIRDHESRTYLTLLDCPGSTVEELANTLDRDRSNVNRSLSTLREKGLVDRERRLLDPGGYVYQYTAVDLPTAKTMLHEALDEWAEAVHDSIDGFGD from the coding sequence ATGACGCAGTCGCCCGACATCGAAAACCTCGTCGGCAATACAGATCCGGAGTTCACCCACATTCTCTCCTGTGTCTTCGGCATCCGTGACCACGAGAGCCGAACCTATCTCACGCTGCTCGACTGCCCCGGCAGCACCGTCGAGGAACTCGCCAACACGCTCGACCGCGACCGGAGCAACGTCAACCGCTCGCTGTCGACGCTCCGCGAGAAGGGACTTGTCGACCGGGAGCGCCGCCTGCTGGACCCCGGCGGCTACGTCTATCAGTACACCGCGGTCGACCTGCCGACAGCGAAAACGATGCTCCACGAGGCCCTCGACGAGTGGGCCGAGGCAGTCCACGACTCCATCGACGGGTTCGGCGACTGA
- a CDS encoding DUF5802 family protein, which produces MFEQFSGGYYLGELYVEPHDCDRAVIQREDHEAVNEQLYADGEGVERLDAPLVMKVDNTHFPVLGDEGVPSGTLAVPAELLEEGSASKREVLLAKANRAMELLRYSGWQAVAGT; this is translated from the coding sequence ATGTTCGAGCAATTTTCCGGCGGCTACTACCTCGGGGAACTGTACGTTGAACCGCATGATTGCGACCGTGCGGTCATCCAGCGCGAAGACCACGAAGCGGTCAACGAGCAGCTGTATGCCGACGGCGAGGGCGTCGAGCGGCTCGACGCGCCGCTCGTCATGAAGGTCGACAACACACACTTCCCAGTCCTCGGCGACGAGGGAGTCCCGTCGGGAACACTTGCAGTTCCGGCGGAGCTACTTGAGGAGGGGTCGGCGAGCAAGCGCGAGGTACTGTTGGCGAAGGCCAACCGGGCGATGGAACTCCTTCGCTACTCCGGCTGGCAGGCAGTAGCCGGCACCTAA
- a CDS encoding DUF5828 family protein, translated as MEESISGFKVRGEWGEVVEHGERITQSLRETGTAEEGSFAEAFDEWNEWRPKAHERLNKDVNKKTADQASVAEGEGEKAGKAATDDVRTAGEKLSESYDKMEDGDDEGAVERWQDSIDYVTRAADSVSRKAIRTVETTVYEKVMTQLAPYYFDNDLISANIQKTAQGDNGEEEFIFEVNVNDDDLKEQVSQQLGEYEDTIDRWHVTTEKDTANVEAAEGVEPPPSESDDTKSTTN; from the coding sequence ATGGAAGAGAGCATCTCCGGATTCAAAGTACGCGGCGAGTGGGGCGAGGTCGTCGAACACGGCGAGCGCATCACTCAGTCACTCCGGGAGACGGGCACAGCCGAGGAGGGGTCGTTCGCCGAGGCGTTCGATGAGTGGAACGAGTGGCGACCCAAGGCCCACGAGCGGCTGAACAAAGACGTGAACAAGAAGACCGCAGATCAAGCCAGCGTTGCCGAAGGCGAGGGCGAGAAGGCCGGGAAGGCGGCGACCGACGACGTACGGACCGCAGGCGAGAAGCTCTCGGAGTCTTACGACAAGATGGAAGACGGCGACGACGAGGGCGCAGTCGAACGATGGCAGGACTCCATCGACTACGTGACCCGGGCGGCGGACTCGGTGAGCCGAAAGGCGATTCGGACTGTCGAAACCACAGTGTACGAAAAGGTGATGACACAGCTCGCGCCCTACTACTTCGACAACGATCTAATCAGCGCGAATATTCAGAAGACAGCCCAAGGCGACAACGGCGAAGAGGAGTTCATTTTCGAGGTGAACGTCAACGACGACGACCTCAAAGAGCAGGTCTCCCAACAGCTCGGCGAGTACGAAGACACCATCGACCGTTGGCACGTCACCACCGAGAAGGATACCGCAAACGTCGAAGCCGCCGAAGGTGTCGAGCCGCCACCTTCCGAAAGCGACGATACCAAGTCGACGACGAACTGA